In Streptomyces nodosus, one DNA window encodes the following:
- a CDS encoding alpha/beta hydrolase has translation MQSSHTSPALNTAAVTSAVLVLLGATLPAAVTVDTDSELSRFYRQRITWSACEGADMPRDLQCGKVTVPLDYDRPGDGTLELAMARYRATGTSRGSVLLNFGGPGGAGVPQLATDGGKKFMHLTNRYDVVTFDPRGVGRSSPVSCGEGTEDAPAQQAPADATDPRTALEQTRETAERCARHSGPVLPHIGTVDASRDLDVMRQALGDKKLNYLGFSYGTRLGAVYAAQFPEKVGRMALDGVDTLTEPLAEQGLSAARGQQIALEDFLDWCVKGASCPFGRDGRSARETVVRLVHSLDRNPLPTAGGPPFSGQDLVGAIGQALFSKQLWPTLEQGLSQLVKQSDPGDLMRFFAVGTALPYRGHPSGRLARPGDVPADNLPAALVAINCADDPDRPSADRITRDVARLRESYDKASPVFGRSRLSQVLLCYGRPKGTDFIREQVKDVHTPKMLLVGTRGDPATPYSWTVETARRLGPSAVVLDNRDEGHTGYAASRCVHAAVDSFLLDGSLPADGSSCGPGRSH, from the coding sequence ATGCAGTCCTCGCACACCAGCCCCGCGCTCAACACGGCTGCGGTCACCTCCGCGGTGCTCGTTCTGCTGGGAGCGACACTGCCGGCCGCGGTCACCGTCGACACGGACTCCGAGCTGTCCCGCTTCTACCGTCAGCGGATCACCTGGTCCGCCTGCGAGGGTGCGGACATGCCCCGGGACCTCCAGTGCGGAAAGGTGACGGTTCCCCTCGACTACGACCGGCCCGGCGACGGGACGCTCGAGCTGGCGATGGCCCGCTACCGGGCGACCGGCACGTCCCGGGGCTCGGTGCTGCTGAACTTCGGCGGCCCCGGCGGAGCCGGCGTTCCGCAGCTCGCCACCGACGGCGGCAAGAAGTTCATGCATCTGACGAACCGCTACGACGTGGTGACGTTCGATCCGCGCGGGGTCGGACGTTCCTCGCCGGTCAGCTGCGGCGAGGGGACGGAGGACGCGCCCGCGCAGCAGGCCCCCGCCGACGCGACCGATCCACGCACCGCCCTCGAACAGACGCGTGAGACGGCCGAGCGGTGCGCCAGGCACTCCGGTCCGGTCCTGCCGCACATAGGCACGGTCGACGCCTCCCGCGATCTGGATGTGATGCGCCAGGCGCTCGGCGACAAGAAGCTGAACTACCTCGGCTTCTCCTACGGCACACGGCTGGGCGCGGTGTACGCGGCCCAGTTCCCCGAGAAGGTGGGCCGGATGGCGCTCGACGGTGTGGACACCCTCACCGAACCCCTGGCCGAGCAGGGGCTGTCCGCCGCGCGGGGGCAGCAGATCGCGCTCGAGGACTTCCTCGACTGGTGCGTCAAGGGCGCCTCCTGCCCCTTCGGGCGTGACGGCCGCTCGGCCCGGGAGACGGTCGTACGGCTGGTGCACTCCCTGGACCGCAATCCGCTGCCGACGGCCGGCGGGCCGCCGTTCTCGGGGCAGGACCTGGTCGGCGCGATCGGGCAGGCCCTGTTCAGCAAGCAGCTGTGGCCCACGCTGGAGCAGGGGCTGTCCCAGTTGGTGAAGCAGAGCGACCCCGGCGACCTGATGCGTTTCTTCGCCGTCGGTACGGCCCTCCCCTACCGCGGGCACCCGTCCGGCCGGCTGGCCCGCCCCGGGGACGTACCCGCCGACAATCTGCCGGCCGCACTGGTGGCGATCAACTGCGCCGACGACCCGGACCGGCCGAGCGCCGACCGGATCACCCGGGACGTCGCCCGGCTGCGCGAGTCCTACGACAAGGCCTCCCCGGTCTTCGGGCGGTCCCGGCTCTCCCAGGTGCTGCTGTGCTACGGACGCCCCAAGGGCACGGACTTCATCCGGGAGCAGGTGAAGGACGTGCACACCCCGAAGATGCTGCTCGTCGGCACCCGTGGGGACCCCGCGACCCCGTACAGCTGGACCGTGGAGACCGCCAGGCGGCTCGGCCCCTCGGCAGTGGTCCTGGACAACCGGGACGAGGGCCACACCGGTTACGCGGCCTCCCGGTGCGTCCACGCCGCGGTGGACTCCTTCCTCCTGGACGGCTCCCTGCCGGCCGACGGCAGTTCGTGCGGCCCGGGCCGGTCGCACTGA